One genomic segment of Drosophila melanogaster chromosome 3R includes these proteins:
- the CG10097 gene encoding uncharacterized protein, isoform C: MTSEIISFYKDKTVFITGGTGLLGKVVVEKLLRATDVKRIYFLVRTKRGEKMEARFESWKKDQVFEVLLNKNPLALEKMTPISGDCCAPDLGISETDRRILAAEVQVLIHGAASVRFEEPLEHAVVINTRAVRLITQLAKEMRLLESFVHVSTAFSNCVVDQIQERFYPEHLSCPVDKVLDMHNSVSSETFEKMAPALIGKFPNTYTYTKALGEQVIQEEAKGLPVGIFRPAIILSTFKEPVQGWVDGLQGLIAMIFATAYGFVHLLLVNLKVNAPIVPVDYCVNVAIASAVQIAKISKQNKNGPPPIYAFTPSESNLVTYEDLAGLCYQNGLEVPNAKMIWYPFTHCTRCPYLYNIGILFYHMLPGYLLDIVLRLKGQKPMMIKSYHKVHEGMRSLLPFSRKTFTMDMKNTNEMWQSMSPEEKEMFNFDMSTLNWKEYFTCLMDGIRLYLFKDLRTPDSVAEGKRILKRFYVLDRILKTVLVTLFGGFIWLLITNLVPLL, translated from the exons ATGACGAGTGAAATTATAAGTTTTTATAAGGACAAAACGGTGTTTATAACCGGAGGCACAGGATTACTCGGCAAAG TGGTCGTAGAAAAGCTATTAAGGGCGACGGATGTGAAACGTATATACTTCCTGGTTAGAACCAAGCGGGGTGAGAAAATGGAAGCACGATTTGAGTCCTGGAAAAAGGATCAG GTGTTTGAAGTTCTACTAAACAAAAATCCACTTGCGCTGGAAAAGATGACTCCGATTTCGGGTGACTGCTGTGCCCCGGACTTGGGCATCAGCGAGACAGATCGAAGGATACTGGCCGCGGAGGTGCAGGTGCTCATACATGGAGCCGCTTCGGTTCGATTCGAGGAGCCACTCGAACATGCAGTGGTCATCAACACCAGGGCAGTGCGTCTCATTACCCAGCTGGCGAAGGAAATGCGACTGCTCGAGTCCTTCGTCCACGTCTCAACAGCGTTCTCCAATTGTGTGGTGGATCAAATCCAGGAGCGATTCTATCCGGAACACCTGTCCTGTCCCGTTGACAAGGTGCTTGACATGCACAATTCGGTCAGCTCCGAAACGTTCGAAAAGATGGCACCAGCCTTGATTGGAAAATTCCCAAACACATATACCTACACCAAGGCACTGGGCGAGCAGGTGATCCAGGAGGAGGCGAAGGGTTTGCCCGTAGGCATCTTTCGACCAGCGATCA TTTTATCCACGTTCAAAGAACCAGTGCAAGGATGGGTTGATGGCCTGCAAGGGCTGATAGCCATGATATTTGCCACTGCGTACGGGTTTGTTCACTTATTGCTGGTTAATCTGAAAGTTAATGCTCCCATAGTTCCGGTCGACTACTGCGTCAACGTGGCCATCGCCTCAGCTGTCCAGATAGCTAAGATctcaaagcaaaataaaaatggaccGCCGCCCATTTACGCTTTCACGCCCAGCGAATCAAATTTGGTGACTTATGAAGATCTGGCTGGGCTATGCTATCAAAATGGTCTGGAGGTACCAAATGCGAAAATGATCTGGTACCCGTTTACCCATTGCACCAGATGCCCCTATCTGTATAACATTGGTATCTTATTCTATCACATGCTGCCTGGATATTTGCTAGACATTGTGCTGCGTCTGAAAGGCCAAAAGCCGATGATGATCAAGAGTTATCACAAGGTCCACGAGGGGATGCGGAGTTTGCTGCCCTTCTCTAGGAAAACCTTTACCATGGACATGAAAAATACCAACGAAATGTGGCAGTCCATGTCGCCGGAGGAGAAGGAGATGTTCAACTTTGATATGTCAACATTGAACTGGAAGGAGTATTTTACGTGTCTCATGGACGGAATACGATTGTATTTGTTTAAGGACCTCCGGACGCCGGATTCCGTTGCCGAGGGAAAGCGGATTTTAAAAAG GTTTTATGTATTGGACAGGATTCTTAAAACTGTATTAGTTACATTATTTGGTGGCTTTATTTGGTTATTAATCACAAATTTAGTGCCACTACtgtaa
- the Cyp9f3 gene encoding cytochrome P450 9f3: protein MLWEFLALFAIATALFYRWASANNDFFKDRGIAYEKPVLYLGNMAGMFLRKRAMLDIVCDLYTKGGSGKFFGIFAQRQPLLMVRDPDLIKQITIKDFDHFINHRNEFDTSSDDDPHDMSNLFSSSLFSMRDARWKDMRSTLSPAFTGSKMRQMFQLMNQVAKEAVDCLKQDDSRVQENELDMKDYCTRFTNDVIASTAFGLQVNSFKDRENTFYQMGKKLTTFTFLQNMKFILLFALKSLNKILKVEIFDRKSTQYFVRLVLDAMKYRQEHNIVRPDMINMLMEARGIIQTEKTKASAVREWSDRDIVAQCFVFFFAGFETSAVLMCFTAHELMENQDVQQRLYEEVQQVDQDLEGKELKYLDQVVSEVLRKWPPAIAFDRECNKEAKAVIYYLLKDYRFAPAKKSCIPLELISSGFQLSPKGGFWIKLVQRN, encoded by the exons ATGCTGTGGGAGTTCTTGGCCCTATTTGCGATCGCTACCGCCTTGTTCTACCGCTGGGCGTCCGCCAACAATGATTTCTTCAAGGATAGGGGCATCGCCTATGAAAAGCCAGTGCTCTACTTGGGCAACATGGCCGGCATGTTCCTACGGAAGAGAGCCATGCTGGACATAGTCTGTGATCTCTACACCAAAGGCGGAAGTGGCAA attttttggTATCTTCGCGCAGCGACAACCACTTTTAATGGTCCGCGACCCAGATCTTATCAAGCAGATAACCATAAAGGACTTCGATCACTTTATCAATCATCGCAATGAGTTTGACACCAGCAGCGATGATGATCCACACGACATGAGTAATCTTTTCAGCAGCTCGCTGTTCTCCATGCGAGATGCTCGGTGGAAGGATATGCGAAGCACTCTGAGTCCGGCATTTACAGGCAGCAAAATGCGTCAGATGTTCCAGCTGATGAACCAGGTGGCCAAGGAGGCCGTGGACTGTCTTAAGCAGGATGATTCAAGGGTTCAGGAGAATGAACTGGACATGAAGGACTACTGCACACGATTCACCAACGATGTGATCGCCTCGACAGCCTTTGGACTGCAAGTGAACTCGTTCAAGGATCGCGAAAATACCTTCTATCAGATGGGAAAAAAGTTGACCACATTTACATTCCTGCAGAACATGAAGTTCATCTTGTTATTCGCATTGAAGAGTCTTAATAAG ATCCTTAAGGTCGAGATTTTCGATAGGAAAAGCACTCAGTATTTCGTGCGTCTGGTGCTCGATGCTATGAAATACCGACAGGAGCACAATATTGTACGTCCCGACATGATAAACATGCTGATGGAGGCTCGTGGTATCATCCAGACGGAGAAGACCAAGGCATCTGCCGTTCGCGAGTGGAGCGATCGCGACATTGTCGCCCAGTGTTTCGTGTTCTTCTTTGCTGGCTTCGAGACTTCGGCGGTGCTGATGTGCTTCACCGCTCACGAGCTAATGGAGAACCAGGATGTGCAGCAGAGGCTATACGAGGAGGTACAGCAAGTGGACCAAGACCTGGAGGGCAAGGAACTGAAGTATCTGGATCAGGTCGTCAGCGAGGTTCTGCGAAAGTGGCCGCCGGCAATTGCCTTCGATCGGGAATGCAACAAGGAAGCAAAGGCTGTTATCTACTATCTTTTGAAGGACTACCGCTTTGCCCCTGCCAAGAAATCCTGCATTCCACTAGAGCTCATTAGTTCCGGATTTCAGTTGTCACCCAAAGGCGGCTTTTGGATTAAACTTGTTCAAAGGAACTAA
- the DNAlig3 gene encoding DNA ligase 3, with the protein MLLSRLTWQARILTRLLCNKMASKGLHNEDNKLDTFRRICDEIAGESSYLKKAERLQRFFEKGSSGKGFKGDTVLWVQFLIPAANQRVYNLQNKALIKLFSRIFNADQQQMHLDLEQDGDVSETLRKHFAASKKLKPQKQSKLYLQEVEEMLLHLVERTKEDEQTDLLQKLCSKATDLDLRTFIRLVKHDLRINARARHILDAFGPDAYPAYQSSRDLVAIVEQFATKENKNYASSPVKKTKKTSSSAIQVMTPISPMLASPCKSVEDAFKKSPTGLYSEIKYDGERVQIHKQGNDFKFFSRNLKPVVDHKIRALKKYIPQAFPGGGEMILDSEIILVDTDTGALLPFGSLGAHKKQTFANAAVCLFVFDCILYDGEDLTQLPFRKRREILEQNIQPIKSHVQLSESEFLKTTRELAAMTARVLHANLEGVVLKSPTSTYQPGKRNWLKVKKDYLFDGKMADTADLVVLGAWYGSGKKGGTLSIFLMGCYDAFGRLWKTVTKVHSGLDDATNAEVHKSLIKLTERADANAIPSWLLCSKSLVPDVLAKDPMKMPVWEITGAEFTKSDAHTASGISVRFPRITRRRSDKSAKEANDLAHLEDLFEASKSNVNVDLLLANCSKDETAMNNKTTPEKEKKLNGNQSNGSKKLKRSNTGSDDEDGAPVLSKRKESKAIRSLSPSQKGLKDFFKPSKEFKSVVKKEPKEDEGNIESTSSKPQLFEGLVAHFAMEKDSSKLMQQFSQHGGCCTTEPQKADLVFYANTNEALDLEKLRTLYRRSCRHLNVSWLQSCLDTQSRQPFPLHAVMMK; encoded by the exons ATGCTATTGTCCAGGCTAACGTGGCAGGCCAGGATTCTAACTCGTCTTCTGTGTAATAAGATGGCCAGCAAGGGATTGCACAATGAGGACAACAAGTTGGACACTTTCCGTCGCATCTGTGATGAAATTGCCGGCGAGTCAAGTTACCTGAAGAAAGCGGAGAGACTGCAGCGATTCTTCGAAAAGGGGAGCAGTGGCAAGGGCTTCAAGGGCGACACCGTGCTCTGGGTGCAGTTCCTCATTCCGGCGGCCAATCAGCGCGTCTACAATCTGCAGAACAAGGCGCTGATCAAACTCTTTTCGCGCATTTTTAATGCAGATCAACAGCAAATGCATCTGGATCTAGAGCAGG ATGGCGACGTTTCGGAAACTCTACGCAAGCACTTTGCTGCTTCTAAGAAACTCAAGCCGCAAAAGCAGAGCAAACTCTATCTGCAGGAGGTGGAGGAAATGCTCCTGCACCTGGTGGAGCGTACCAAAGAGGATGAGCAAACAGATCTGCTACAGAAGTTGTGCTCGAAGGCCACTGACCTGGATCTGCGCACCTTTATTCGCTTGGTGAAGCACGACTTAAGAATCAATGCCCGAGCCCGGCACATCCTGGATGCTTTTGGTCCTGATGCCTACCCCGCATATCAGTCTTCCCGCGATTTGGTGGCAATTGTCGAACAGTTTGccaccaaagaaaataaaaattatgctAGTAGTCCCGTTAAGAAGACTAAGAAAACGAGCTCGAGTGCAATTCAGGTAATGACACCCATATCGCCCATGTTGGCCAGTCCCTGCAAGTCGGTGGAGGACGCCTTCAAGAAGAGCCCCACTGGACTATATAGCGAGATCAAATACGATGGAGAGCGAGTTCAAATCCACAAGCAGGGCAACGACTTCAAGTTCTTTAGTCGCAATCTAAAGCCTGTGGTGGATCACAAGATACGGGCtctgaaaaaatatattccgCAAGCCTTTCCTGGCGGTGGCGAAATGATACTGGACTCTGAGATCATTCTGGTCGACACTGACACAGGAGCACTGCTGCCCTTTGGTTCGTTGGGTGCCCATAAGAAGCAGACTTTCGCCAATGCTGCTGTATGCTTATTCGTCTTCGATTGCATACTGTATGATGGCGAGGATTTGACCCAGCT GCCATTTCGCAAGCGTCGCGAGATTCTTGAGCAGAATATTCAACCCATTAAATCCCACGTGCAGCTGTCGGAGTCGGAGTTCCTCAAGACCACGAGGGAACTGGCCGCGATGACGGCCAGGGTGTTACATGCCAATCTGGAGGGTGTGGTCCTAAAGAGTCCAACCAGCACATATCAGCCCGGCAAAAGGAACTGGCTTAAGGTCAAGAAGGATTACCTATTCGACGGAAAGATGGCTGACACCGCGGACTTGGTTGTTTTGGGTGCTTGGTACGGATCAGGGAAGAAAGGTGGCACGCTTAGTATTTTTCTCATGGGCTGCTACGATGCGTTTGGGCGTTTGTGGAAGACAGTGACCAAAGTGCACTCTGGCTTGGATGATGCTACCAACGCAGAGGTACATAAATCACTAATCAAACTAACCGAACGTGCTGATGCCAACGCAATTCCCAGTTGGCTGTTATGCAGTAAGTCCCTTGTACCAGATGTACTGGCCAAGGATCCGATGAAAATGCCAGTATGGGAGATTACTGGCGCAGAGTTCACCAAGTCCGATGCCCATACCGCGTCTGGAATCTCAGTACGATTTCCCAGGATTACTCGTCGTCGCAGTGATAAATCAGCCAAAGAGGCCAATGATCTGGCCCATCTAGAAGATCTTTTCGAGGCCTCAAAATCGAATGTAAATGTTGATTTACTTCTGGCCAATTGTAGTAAAGATGAGACAGCAATGAATAACAAAACAACTCctgaaaaggagaaaaaactGAATGGCAATCAATCAAATGGTAGTAAGAAATTGAAAAGGTCCAATACTGGTTCTGATGACGAAGACGGAGCTCCTGTGCTCAGCAAACGCAAGGAGTCCAAAGCGATTCGAAGCTTGTCCCCTTCGCAAAAGGGATTAAAGGATTTTTTTAAGCCCAGCAAGGAGTTTAAATCAGTTGTGAAAAAGGAACCAAAGGAGGATGAAGGCAATATTGAATCCACTAGCTCGAAACCCCAGTTGTTCGAAGGATTGGTGGCACACTTTGCCATGGAGAAGGATTCAAGTAAACTGATGCAGCAGTTTTCACAGCATGGAGGATGCTGTACAACAGAACCACAAAAAGCTGATCTGGTCTTTTATGCGAATACGAACGAGGCATTGGACCTAGAGAAGCTTAG aaCGCTCTATCGTCGTAGCTGCCGGCACTTGAATGTAAGCTGGCTCCAAAGCTGTCTCGATACTCAGAGTCGTCAACCTTTTCCCCTACACGCCGTGATGATGAAATGA
- the Cyp9f2 gene encoding cytochrome P450 9f2 — translation MLWEFFALFAIAAALFYRWASANNDFFKDRGIAYEKPVLYFGNMAGMFLRKRAMFDIVCDLYTKGGSKKFFGIFEQRQPLLMVRDPDLIKQITIKDFDHFINHRNVFATSSDDDPHDMSNLFGSSLFSMRDARWKDMRSTLSPAFTGSKMRQMFQLMNQVAKEAVDCLKQDDSRVQENELDMKDYCTRFTNDVIASTAFGLQVNSFKDRENTFYQMGKKLTTFTFLQSMKFMLFFALKGLNKILKVELFDRKSTQYFVRLVLDAMKYRQEHNIVRPDMINMLMEARGIIQTEKTKASAVREWSDRDIVAQCFVFFFAGFETSAVLMCFTAHELMENQDVQQRLYEEVQQVDQDLEGKELTYEAIMGMKYLDQVVNEVLRKWPAAIAVDRECNKDITFDVDGQKVEVKKGDVIWLPTCGFHRDPKYFENPMKFDPERFSDENKESIQPFTYFPFGLGQRNCIGSRFALLEAKAVIYYLLKDYRFAPAKKSCIPLELITSGFQLSPKGGFWIKLVQRN, via the exons ATGTTGTGGGAGTTCTTCGCCCTATTTGCGATCGCTGCCGCCTTGTTCTACCGTTGGGCGTCCGCCAACAATGATTTCTTCAAGGATAGGGGCATCGCCTATGAAAAGCCAGTGCTCTACTTTGGCAACATGGCCGGCATGTTCCTGCGGAAGAGGGCCATGTTTGACATAGTCTGTGATCTCTACACCAAAGGCGGAAGTAAGAA attttttggTATCTTTGAGCAGCGACAACCACTTTTAATGGTGCGCGACCCAGATCTTATCAAGCAGATAACCATAAAGGACTTCGATCACTTTATCAATCATCGCAATGTGTTTGCCACCAGCAGCGATGATGATCCACATGACATGAGTAACCTTTTCGGCAGCTCGCTGTTCTCCATGCGAGATGCTCGGTGGAAGGATATGCGAAGCACTCTGAGTCCGGCATTTACAGGCAGCAAAATGCGTCAGATGTTCCAGCTGATGAACCAGGTGGCCAAGGAGGCCGTGGACTGTCTTAAGCAGGATGATTCAAGGGTTCAGGAGAATGAACTGGACATGAAGGACTACTGCACACGATTCACCAATGATGTGATCGCCTCGACAGCCTTTGGACTGCAAGTGAACTCGTTCAAGGATCGCGAAAATACCTTCTATCAGATGGGAAAAAAGCTGACCACATTTACATTCCTGCAGAGCATGAAGTTCATGTTGTTCTTCGCATTGAAGGGTCTTAATAAG ATCCTTAAGGTCGAGCTTTTCGATAGGAAAAGCACTCAGTATTTCGTGCGTCTGGTGCTCGATGCTATGAAATACCGACAGGAGCACAATATTGTACGTCCCGACATGATAAACATGCTGATGGAGGCTCGTGGTATCATCCAGACGGAGAAGACCAAGGCATCTGCCGTTCGCGAGTGGAGCGATCGCGACATTGTCGCCCAGTGTTTCGTGTTCTTCTTTGCTGGCTTCGAGACTTCGGCGGTGCTGATGTGCTTCACCGCTCACGAGCTAATGGAGAACCAGGATGTGCAGCAGAGGCTATACGAGGAGGTACAGCAAGTGGACCAAGACCTGGAGGGCAAAGAACTGACCTATGAGGCAATTATGGGCATGAAGTATCTGGATCAGGTCGTCAACGAGGTTCTGCGAAAGTGGCCGGCGGCAATTGCCGTCGATCGAGAATGCAACAAGGATATCACCTTCGATGTGGATGGCCAGAAAGTCGAGGTCAAGAAGGGCGATGTCATCTGGCTGCCTACATGCGGCTTCCATCGTGATCCCAAGTACTTTGAGAACCCTATGAAGTTCGATCCGGAACGTTTTAGCGATGAGAACAAGGAGTCTATTCAGCCATTCACATACTTCCCCTTTGGCCTGGGTCAACGCAACTGCATTG gTTCCCGATTCGCTCTACTTGAAGCAAAGGCTGTTATCTACTATCTTTTGAAGGACTACCGCTTTGCCCCTGCCAAGAAATCCTGCATTCCACTAGAGCTCATTACTTCCGGTTTTCAGTTGTCACCCAAAGGCGGCTTTTGGATTAAACTTGTTCAAAGGAACTAA
- the CG5167 gene encoding uncharacterized protein: MAAKKLDAIIFGASGFTGKYTVFEAVSVLKGLQWGIAGRNQEKLQSVLREMGAKSKTDLSQTPIVIADVNNEASLLEMAKRCRILVNTAGPYRFFGERVVRACIEAGTHHVDVSGEPQYMETMQLRYHDLAKERGVYVISACGFDSIPADMGVTFVEKNFDGVVNSVENFVHLGVKGGTKGTGSAALNTGTWESAIHAIANRSESVAIRRKLFPERLPNFHPALKSRSPLSRAAEVDNKVILPFPETDRSVVMRSQRFLYELEKKRPVQMQAYMTYPSWFAASVVVLFASIIGIMAKFSFGRQLLLKYPTVFSGGMASREGPSEARMERSFFRMTMKATGWPKSEKLAETTDQYTSPPTKTLTVRVTGPNPGYGSTCVALLSTAKTILNESDKMPGSGGVLPPGAAFRGTSLISELEKHEHGIKFEIVANK, from the coding sequence ATGGCGGCTAAGAAACTGGATGCCATAATCTTCGGTGCCTCCGGGTTTACCGGAAAGTACACCGTCTTCGAGGCTGTCAGCGTGCTGAAGGGCCTGCAATGGGGCATCGCCGGACGCAACCAGGAGAAGCTGCAGTCGGTGCTGCGGGAGATGGGTGCAAAGTCCAAGACAGACCTCTCCCAAACGCCGATCGTCATCGCGGACGTGAACAACGAGGCGTCACTGCTAGAGATGGCCAAACGCTGCCGCATTTTAGTCAATACGGCCGGACCATATCGGTTCTTCGGCGAGCGAGTGGTCAGGGCTTGCATCGAGGCGGGAACGCATCACGTAGACGTAAGCGGAGAGCCACAGTACATGGAAACCATGCAGCTGCGCTACCATGATCTCGCCAAGGAGCGTGGCGTGTACGTGATCAGTGCGTGCGGCTTTGATTCCATTCCCGCCGACATGGGAGTCACCTTCGTGGAGAAGAACTTCGACGGCGTGGTCAACTCAGTGGAGAACTTTGTCCATCTGGGCGTCAAGGGAGGTACCAAGGGAACGGGCAGTGCTGCACTCAACACCGGCACCTGGGAGAGCGCCATTCACGCTATCGCCAACCGGAGCGAGTCTGTGGCCATCCGGCGCAAGTTGTTTCCCGAGCGTCTGCCCAACTTTCATCCGGCTCTTAAGTCACGATCGCCGCTTTCCCGTGCCGCGGAAGTGGACAACAAGGTGATCCTGCCGTTCCCTGAAACAGATCGCTCGGTGGTGATGCGCTCGCAGCGTTTCCTTTACGAACTGGAGAAGAAGCGACCCGTTCAGATGCAGGCCTACATGACGTATCCCTCATGGTTTGCGGCCAGCGTTGTCGTGCTCTTCGCCTCTATCATTGGCATTATGGCCAAGTTCTCCTTTGGCCGCCAGCTGCTGCTTAAGTACCCCACCGTCTTCTCCGGCGGCATGGCTTCCCGCGAGGGTCCCAGTGAGGCGCGGATGGAGCGCTCCTTCTTCAGAATGACCATGAAGGCCACAGGCTGGCCCAAGTCCGAAAAACTAGCCGAGACCACCGATCAGTACACCTCTCCGCCCACAAAGACACTGACCGTGAGGGTTACGGGTCCCAATCCCGGCTATGGATCCACTTGCGTTGCACTGCTCTCCACGGCGAAGACCATCCTCAACGAAAGCGACAAGATGCCCGGATCCGGCGGAGTCCTGCCACCCGGAGCAGCCTTCCGTGGCACCAGTCTCATCAGCGAGCTGGAGAAGCACGAGCACGGCATTAAGTTTGAAATCGTGGCCAACAAATAG
- the CG5196 gene encoding uncharacterized protein, isoform A, with translation MSPEISGFRRFLHWGPITALSIIKCITLTTLYMNSMWWPPNKSFAGFAHQALFLLLSTLATFNYVMATLTGPGLMPKQWHPKDPKDAQFLQYCKKCEGYKAPRSHHCRKCDRCVKKMDHHCPWINHCVGWANHAYFTYFLLFSILGSLQGTVVLCCSFWRGIYRYYYLTHGLAHLASVQFTLLSIIMCILGMGLAIGVVIGLSMLLFIQLKTIVNNQTGIEIWIVEKAIYRRYRNADCDDEFLYPYDLGWRANLRLVFNDECQKRGDGIEWPVVEGCDQYTLTREQLAQKEEKRARTRTFKCTRPVTGRWLPIFSQGWRVCVAAPCSDEPRISLRPNDMIKVTRFRNHWLFGERVLSEQELAGVKKRQRKGPIRGWFPRRSAVEVIEAVHEGSGDGNSETPAPAAQNGNAHSHLKQQQRNGHAKKYM, from the exons ATGAGTCCTGAAATATCCGGCTTCCGGCGGTTCCTGCATTGGGGCCCCATTACCGCCCTTA GCATCATCAAGTGCATAACGCTGACAACGCTCTATATGAACTCGATGTGGTGGCCGCCAAATAAATCATTCGCCGGATTCGCCCACCAGGCCCTCTTCCTGCTCCTTTCCACGCTGGCCACATTCAATTACGTCATGGCCACTTTGACTGGTCCCGGACTGATGCCAAAACAGTGGCATCCCAAG GATCCCAAGGACGCCCAGTTCCTGCAGTACTGCAAAAAGTGCGAGGGCTACAAGGCACCACGCTCCCATCATTGTCGCAAGT GTGATCGCTGCGTCAAGAAGATGGACCATCACTGCCCATGGATCAATCACTGCGTTGGCTGGGCCAACCACGCGTACTTCACATACTTCCTGCTCTTCTCCATCCTGGGCAGCCTGCAGGGCACCGTGGTGCTGTGCTGCTCCTTCTGGCGGGGAATCTACCGCTACTACTATCTCACCCACGGATTGGCGCACTTGGCTAGCGTGCAGTTCACTCTGCTCAGCATCATCATGTGCATTCTGGGCATGGGCCTGGCCATCGGTGTCGTCATTGGCCTGAGCATGCTGCTGTTCATTCAGCTGAAGACGATTGTAAACAACCAGACGGGCATAGAGATCTGGATAGTGGAGAAGGCCATTTACCGCCGATATAGGAATGCCGACTGCGACGACGAGTTCCTATATCCCTATGATTTGGGCTGGCGGGCAAATTTGCGACTGGTATTCAATGACGAGTGCCAAAAGCGAGGCGATGGCATCGAGTGGCCAGTGGTGGAGGGTTGTGATCAGTATACATTGACG CGCGAGCAACTGGCGCAGAAGGAGGAGAAACGAGCTCGAACCCGCACCTTCAAATGCACAAGGCCAGTGACTGGCCGTTGGCTGCCGATCTTTTCGCAGGGTTGGCGTGTTTGTGTGGCCGCTCCCTGCTCCGATGAGCCACGCATCAGCCTGCGACCCAACGACATGATTAAGGTCACTCGCTTCCGCAACCACTGGCTGTTCGGCGAGCGAGTGCTTTCCGAGCAAGAGCTAGCTGGCGTCAAGAAGCGCCAACGCAAGGGTCCCATTCGTGGCTGGTTCCCACGACGCAGCGCCGTTGAGGTCATTGAGGCGGTCCATGAAGGCAGCGGCGATGGCAACAGCGAGACACCAGCACCTGCGGCCCAGAATGGCAACGCCCACAGCCACttgaagcagcagcagcgaaacGGACATGCCAAAAAGTACATGTAG
- the CG5196 gene encoding uncharacterized protein, isoform B has product MNSMWWPPNKSFAGFAHQALFLLLSTLATFNYVMATLTGPGLMPKQWHPKDPKDAQFLQYCKKCEGYKAPRSHHCRKCDRCVKKMDHHCPWINHCVGWANHAYFTYFLLFSILGSLQGTVVLCCSFWRGIYRYYYLTHGLAHLASVQFTLLSIIMCILGMGLAIGVVIGLSMLLFIQLKTIVNNQTGIEIWIVEKAIYRRYRNADCDDEFLYPYDLGWRANLRLVFNDECQKRGDGIEWPVVEGCDQYTLTREQLAQKEEKRARTRTFKCTRPVTGRWLPIFSQGWRVCVAAPCSDEPRISLRPNDMIKVTRFRNHWLFGERVLSEQELAGVKKRQRKGPIRGWFPRRSAVEVIEAVHEGSGDGNSETPAPAAQNGNAHSHLKQQQRNGHAKKYM; this is encoded by the exons ATGAACTCGATGTGGTGGCCGCCAAATAAATCATTCGCCGGATTCGCCCACCAGGCCCTCTTCCTGCTCCTTTCCACGCTGGCCACATTCAATTACGTCATGGCCACTTTGACTGGTCCCGGACTGATGCCAAAACAGTGGCATCCCAAG GATCCCAAGGACGCCCAGTTCCTGCAGTACTGCAAAAAGTGCGAGGGCTACAAGGCACCACGCTCCCATCATTGTCGCAAGT GTGATCGCTGCGTCAAGAAGATGGACCATCACTGCCCATGGATCAATCACTGCGTTGGCTGGGCCAACCACGCGTACTTCACATACTTCCTGCTCTTCTCCATCCTGGGCAGCCTGCAGGGCACCGTGGTGCTGTGCTGCTCCTTCTGGCGGGGAATCTACCGCTACTACTATCTCACCCACGGATTGGCGCACTTGGCTAGCGTGCAGTTCACTCTGCTCAGCATCATCATGTGCATTCTGGGCATGGGCCTGGCCATCGGTGTCGTCATTGGCCTGAGCATGCTGCTGTTCATTCAGCTGAAGACGATTGTAAACAACCAGACGGGCATAGAGATCTGGATAGTGGAGAAGGCCATTTACCGCCGATATAGGAATGCCGACTGCGACGACGAGTTCCTATATCCCTATGATTTGGGCTGGCGGGCAAATTTGCGACTGGTATTCAATGACGAGTGCCAAAAGCGAGGCGATGGCATCGAGTGGCCAGTGGTGGAGGGTTGTGATCAGTATACATTGACG CGCGAGCAACTGGCGCAGAAGGAGGAGAAACGAGCTCGAACCCGCACCTTCAAATGCACAAGGCCAGTGACTGGCCGTTGGCTGCCGATCTTTTCGCAGGGTTGGCGTGTTTGTGTGGCCGCTCCCTGCTCCGATGAGCCACGCATCAGCCTGCGACCCAACGACATGATTAAGGTCACTCGCTTCCGCAACCACTGGCTGTTCGGCGAGCGAGTGCTTTCCGAGCAAGAGCTAGCTGGCGTCAAGAAGCGCCAACGCAAGGGTCCCATTCGTGGCTGGTTCCCACGACGCAGCGCCGTTGAGGTCATTGAGGCGGTCCATGAAGGCAGCGGCGATGGCAACAGCGAGACACCAGCACCTGCGGCCCAGAATGGCAACGCCCACAGCCACttgaagcagcagcagcgaaacGGACATGCCAAAAAGTACATGTAG